In Clostridium sporogenes, one genomic interval encodes:
- a CDS encoding methyl-accepting chemotaxis protein: MKKNSSIKSKLIISFVSLILVSLVLLGSIVYTKVYNQTKEDYTQSIEKQITQVDTSFNNYIVAFEENINMFSKGLNNLDKQVTSYVDRKYQSSEIPMTPLKNGSFEASLYKDFENFTKTHDGIETVSISSESNGGYMQYPAISRKKGYDPRTRDWYNEAKKNKDKVSFTDVYKTSSGSMVMSVLNPVEDSNSNFKGVMTFDINLKKLSEMSKNTKIGENGYLIVTDEKGTIIASGKDESLISKSIKQLKIEKLNDLSKYKNNSFSTKMDNGKEYFINVKKSSNEKLGWYYISFVEKAELTKSANNIGIITLIFTIIFSIVATLVCIFIANKISNPIKYSADHIKEMGKGNFTIPIEEKYFKLEDEIGDIIKSLDRMQNSIKSMLGKVRESSQVVSEEGQKLLSASEEMTGSSSEVSNAIHDVAVGISNQAGELVKSTSTISSFGERLDMVVSELSAISENSVNIDLMANDSNKKMEHMIVSVKNIGEFFKDFLNVISKLDDNVGQISEMTNLINSISEQTNLLALNAAIEAARAGESGKGFAVVADEIRKLAERSKESSESINKLVENIDEDKKDIINNSGKMKGELDSQSKIIEETIDVFKNIIEAIEDIVPKIQNVNSSAYSINEEKDEVLSKMEGSSAISEEISASSEEISASSEEMHNCSKDVSISAEKLSEMTRAMNEEVNKFKI, encoded by the coding sequence ATGAAAAAAAATTCTAGTATAAAAAGTAAACTTATAATTTCTTTTGTATCCTTGATTTTAGTGTCCTTAGTTTTACTAGGCTCTATAGTTTACACTAAAGTATACAATCAAACAAAAGAAGACTATACTCAATCTATAGAAAAGCAAATTACCCAAGTGGATACTAGCTTTAATAATTATATTGTAGCCTTTGAGGAAAATATAAATATGTTTTCTAAAGGACTAAATAATTTAGATAAGCAAGTAACTTCATATGTTGATAGGAAATATCAATCAAGCGAAATACCTATGACGCCTCTCAAGAATGGAAGTTTTGAAGCTTCTTTATATAAGGACTTTGAAAACTTTACAAAAACTCATGATGGTATAGAAACTGTTTCTATATCCTCAGAAAGTAATGGGGGATATATGCAGTATCCAGCAATTTCAAGAAAAAAGGGCTATGATCCTAGAACGAGAGATTGGTACAATGAAGCTAAGAAAAATAAGGACAAGGTTTCCTTTACAGATGTTTATAAAACCTCATCAGGATCTATGGTAATGTCAGTTCTAAATCCAGTTGAAGATTCAAACTCCAATTTTAAAGGAGTTATGACCTTTGATATAAACTTAAAAAAATTATCTGAAATGAGTAAAAATACTAAAATAGGTGAAAATGGTTATCTTATTGTGACGGATGAAAAAGGAACAATAATAGCTAGTGGTAAAGATGAAAGTCTTATCTCTAAAAGTATAAAACAACTTAAAATAGAAAAGTTAAATGATTTATCCAAATATAAAAATAATAGTTTTAGTACAAAAATGGATAATGGAAAAGAATATTTTATAAATGTAAAAAAATCTTCTAATGAAAAATTAGGATGGTATTACATATCTTTTGTAGAAAAGGCAGAACTTACGAAATCCGCAAATAATATAGGGATTATAACTTTAATTTTTACAATTATATTTTCTATAGTTGCAACATTAGTATGTATATTTATAGCAAATAAAATATCAAATCCTATCAAGTACTCAGCAGATCATATAAAAGAAATGGGAAAAGGAAATTTCACAATTCCAATAGAAGAGAAATATTTTAAATTAGAGGATGAAATTGGGGATATTATAAAATCCTTAGATAGAATGCAAAATTCTATAAAATCTATGCTTGGTAAGGTAAGAGAGAGTTCTCAAGTGGTTTCAGAAGAGGGACAAAAGCTGCTATCCGCTTCAGAAGAAATGACAGGTTCCTCAAGTGAAGTCTCAAATGCAATACATGATGTAGCTGTAGGAATTTCAAATCAAGCTGGAGAACTTGTAAAATCTACCTCAACTATATCAAGTTTTGGAGAGAGACTTGATATGGTTGTAAGTGAGTTATCAGCAATAAGCGAAAATTCTGTAAACATAGATTTAATGGCTAATGATAGTAATAAAAAGATGGAACATATGATAGTATCAGTAAAAAATATTGGAGAGTTTTTTAAAGATTTTTTAAATGTAATATCTAAGCTTGATGATAATGTAGGCCAAATAAGTGAAATGACAAATTTAATAAATAGTATTTCTGAGCAAACTAATCTTTTAGCTCTAAATGCGGCAATAGAAGCTGCAAGAGCAGGAGAATCAGGTAAAGGATTTGCTGTGGTAGCAGATGAAATAAGAAAACTAGCGGAAAGAAGCAAGGAATCTTCTGAAAGTATAAATAAATTAGTAGAAAATATAGATGAAGATAAGAAAGATATTATAAATAATTCTGGAAAAATGAAAGGAGAACTAGATAGCCAATCTAAAATTATAGAAGAAACAATAGATGTATTTAAAAATATAATAGAAGCTATTGAGGATATTGTTCCTAAGATACAAAATGTTAATAGTTCAGCCTATTCTATAAATGAAGAAAAGGATGAAGTTTTATCTAAGATGGAAGGAAGTTCAGCTATTTCAGAAGAAATATCTGCCTCTTCAGAAGAAATAAGTGCTTCTTCTGAGGAAATGCATAATTGTTCAAAGGATGTATCTATATCTGCGGAGAAATTAAGTGAAATGACTAGGGCAATGAATGAAGAAGTAAATAAATTCAAAATATAA
- a CDS encoding YwbE family protein — protein sequence MNGTIRENIRPGTKVRVVQKQDQRSGKLTEGVVEKLLTKSAIHPRGIKVMLESGIVGRVKEILR from the coding sequence ATGAATGGAACTATAAGAGAAAATATAAGACCAGGTACAAAAGTGAGGGTTGTTCAAAAACAAGATCAGCGTTCTGGAAAATTAACAGAAGGTGTGGTTGAAAAGCTTCTTACAAAGTCAGCTATCCATCCTCGTGGTATTAAAGTTATGCTTGAGAGTGGTATTGTTGGTAGAGTTAAGGAAATATTAAGGTGA
- a CDS encoding four-helix bundle copper-binding protein, whose protein sequence is MAIVSTAADPYQACIYACSRCAQACYECLNACLNEQDANPRKNCIKILMECAKMCEMSVGLMAMNGQFAKDHCKLCATICDKCAQECKMVQDEHCQKCAQECTTCAEECNKMSGM, encoded by the coding sequence GTGGCAATAGTAAGTACAGCTGCAGACCCATATCAAGCATGTATATATGCCTGTAGCAGATGTGCTCAAGCATGTTATGAATGCTTAAATGCTTGTCTAAATGAACAAGATGCTAATCCAAGAAAAAATTGTATAAAAATCCTTATGGAATGTGCAAAAATGTGCGAAATGTCAGTAGGACTTATGGCAATGAATGGGCAATTTGCAAAGGATCATTGTAAACTTTGTGCTACTATTTGTGATAAATGTGCTCAGGAGTGTAAAATGGTTCAAGATGAACATTGTCAAAAATGTGCACAAGAATGTACTACCTGCGCAGAAGAATGTAACAAAATGTCTGGAATGTAA
- a CDS encoding HD domain-containing phosphohydrolase, whose protein sequence is MLAAIIKKIQLILETKKKNTFKYECIKICLMYVISGFIWIYFSDKIIKKFVNDREMLIIISTYKGWLYVIITAPILYLVIRSILKKVYLAEKKLNKSYEELLVVNEKLESYVKRLTNSKEELKIQYDQIIESEKKLSKSEERYKTLVSEMQQGLVLFQGSDNEEGKIINYKLLDSNASYERLTGLKKENILGKTLYEIFPNMEKSLIKKIQRVAITGQSVHYQRYIKEKDKYYEAIVYRPKKLQFAAILTDITERKFAEKALKTSEYNFRNIFESSSDPILITLDNKIIDCNLAMIELLGYDSKSSILYKNPVQFSPEKQPNGESSKEKALQVYKITMKNGKYKFEWWFKRIDGILLPAEVMMTTILHNGKKVFHSLCRDIRERKEMENKLEYLSYHDQLTGLYNRRFFEKELKRLDVGKNLPLTIVMADVNGLKLVNDSFGHAVGDELLEKVSEVIKKGCRSNDIIARLGGDEFVILLPKTDIYETEQIVKNINALALKETVSAVTISISFGYGTKNKEGEKIEEILKKAEDYMYKKKLFESPSMRGKTIGAIISTLHEKNKREEEHSHRVSMLCQDMGHALGLTESETEELKTIGLLHDIGKIAIEENILNKRQELTEDEWQEIKRHPEIGYRILNTVNDMLEIAEYVLYHHERWDGKGYPKGLKGEEIPLQSRIITIVDAYDAMTSERSYRNALQEEIAIEELKINSGTQFDPELVRIFIEKVLNKSFY, encoded by the coding sequence ATGCTTGCAGCAATAATAAAAAAAATTCAATTAATTTTAGAAACTAAAAAAAAGAATACATTTAAATATGAATGTATTAAAATATGTTTAATGTATGTAATTAGTGGATTTATTTGGATTTATTTTTCAGATAAAATTATAAAGAAATTTGTTAATGATAGAGAAATGTTGATAATTATAAGTACATATAAAGGTTGGTTATATGTTATTATAACTGCACCAATTCTTTATTTAGTAATAAGAAGTATTCTAAAAAAAGTTTATTTAGCAGAAAAAAAACTCAATAAAAGTTATGAAGAATTATTAGTAGTTAATGAAAAACTTGAATCCTATGTAAAGCGATTGACTAATTCCAAGGAAGAACTAAAAATTCAATATGATCAAATTATTGAAAGTGAAAAGAAATTAAGTAAGAGTGAAGAAAGGTATAAAACCCTTGTAAGTGAAATGCAGCAAGGATTAGTACTTTTTCAAGGTAGTGATAATGAGGAAGGAAAAATTATAAACTATAAACTTTTAGATTCAAATGCAAGTTATGAGAGATTAACAGGATTAAAAAAGGAAAACATTTTAGGTAAAACTCTTTATGAGATATTCCCTAATATGGAAAAGAGTCTGATTAAAAAAATCCAACGAGTGGCAATAACAGGACAATCTGTGCATTATCAACGTTATATAAAAGAAAAAGATAAATATTATGAAGCAATAGTGTATAGACCTAAAAAATTACAATTCGCAGCAATTTTAACGGATATTACTGAAAGGAAATTTGCAGAGAAAGCTTTAAAGACTAGTGAATATAATTTTAGAAATATTTTTGAAAGCTCCTCAGATCCTATACTTATAACTCTGGATAATAAGATTATTGATTGTAATCTAGCTATGATCGAATTACTAGGCTATGATTCAAAGTCATCTATACTTTATAAAAATCCAGTTCAGTTTTCGCCAGAGAAACAGCCTAATGGAGAATCTTCTAAAGAAAAAGCTCTTCAGGTATATAAGATTACTATGAAAAATGGTAAATATAAATTTGAATGGTGGTTTAAAAGAATTGATGGTATCTTATTGCCAGCAGAGGTTATGATGACAACTATATTACATAATGGAAAAAAAGTTTTTCATTCTCTATGCAGAGATATTCGTGAAAGAAAAGAAATGGAAAATAAATTAGAATATTTAAGCTATCATGATCAACTAACAGGATTATATAATAGAAGGTTTTTTGAAAAAGAGTTAAAGAGACTAGATGTGGGAAAAAATTTACCTTTGACTATTGTTATGGCAGATGTTAATGGCCTAAAACTTGTAAATGATTCTTTTGGTCATGCCGTAGGAGATGAGCTATTAGAAAAAGTATCAGAAGTTATAAAAAAGGGATGTAGATCTAATGATATTATTGCTAGACTTGGAGGGGATGAATTTGTAATTTTGCTGCCTAAAACAGATATATATGAAACAGAACAAATTGTTAAAAATATTAATGCTTTAGCTTTAAAGGAGACAGTAAGTGCTGTTACCATATCCATCTCCTTTGGATATGGAACTAAGAATAAAGAAGGAGAAAAGATTGAAGAAATTTTAAAGAAGGCTGAAGATTATATGTATAAGAAAAAGCTTTTTGAGAGTCCAAGTATGAGAGGAAAAACTATAGGTGCTATAATTAGTACTCTTCATGAAAAAAATAAAAGAGAAGAGGAACACTCTCATAGAGTTTCAATGTTATGCCAGGATATGGGGCATGCTTTAGGGTTAACTGAAAGTGAGACAGAGGAACTAAAAACTATTGGTTTACTACATGATATAGGGAAAATAGCTATAGAAGAAAATATACTAAACAAGCGTCAAGAGCTTACAGAGGATGAATGGCAAGAAATAAAACGACATCCAGAAATAGGATATAGAATACTTAATACAGTAAATGATATGTTAGAAATAGCAGAGTATGTATTGTATCATCATGAAAGATGGGATGGGAAGGGATATCCTAAAGGTTTAAAGGGGGAAGAGATACCACTTCAATCAAGAATAATAACTATAGTTGATGCTTATGATGCCATGACTAGTGAAAGAAGTTATCGTAATGCTTTACAAGAGGAGATTGCTATAGAAGAACTAAAAATAAATTCAGGCACTCAATTTGACCCAGAGCTTGTAAGGATATTTATTGAAAAAGTATTAAATAAATCTTTTTATTAA
- a CDS encoding TDT family transporter has product MNEFLKKYPVPIVGLMLGLAAAGNLVQSYGEIYRSIFGIISAILLILMLVKIVKYPKGVAESLDNPVVASVFPTLSMGIMLLSTYCTPYAASFAYIMWIIGIVLHIILILWFTKKFVFNFKIKQVFPSWFIVYVGIVVTSVTAPAYKMGNVGRVAFWFGLVTYLILLPIVIYRVVKVKGMPEQTLPTIAIFAAPASLLLAGYMKSFQTKNMTMVWFLMVLSIIMYIAVIIMLFKLLKLKFYPSYSGFTFPLVISGISIKLTNGFLTKSGQAISLLKYLVKLQEVVAVVITLYVLIRYIQFLLPEKHDCISINKGN; this is encoded by the coding sequence TTGAATGAATTTTTAAAGAAATATCCAGTTCCTATTGTGGGACTTATGTTAGGGTTAGCAGCAGCAGGAAATCTTGTTCAATCCTATGGAGAAATATATCGTAGTATATTTGGAATAATATCAGCTATATTACTTATTTTAATGCTTGTAAAGATTGTGAAGTATCCCAAAGGTGTAGCAGAAAGTTTGGATAATCCAGTGGTAGCTAGTGTATTCCCAACATTGTCAATGGGAATTATGTTATTATCAACTTATTGTACTCCATATGCAGCATCCTTTGCTTATATAATGTGGATTATAGGAATTGTTTTACATATTATATTAATATTATGGTTTACAAAGAAATTTGTTTTTAATTTTAAGATTAAACAAGTATTTCCATCTTGGTTTATAGTTTATGTTGGTATAGTAGTTACAAGTGTAACAGCACCAGCTTATAAGATGGGAAATGTAGGAAGAGTAGCCTTTTGGTTTGGGCTTGTAACTTATTTAATACTTTTACCAATAGTTATCTATAGGGTTGTAAAAGTAAAGGGAATGCCAGAGCAAACATTGCCAACTATCGCAATATTTGCAGCACCTGCAAGTTTATTATTAGCAGGATATATGAAATCATTTCAAACAAAAAACATGACAATGGTTTGGTTTTTAATGGTGTTATCCATTATTATGTATATAGCAGTTATTATTATGTTATTTAAGCTTTTAAAATTAAAGTTTTATCCAAGTTATTCAGGATTTACATTTCCACTTGTAATAAGCGGAATATCAATAAAACTTACAAATGGATTTTTAACTAAGTCTGGACAAGCTATTTCTTTATTAAAGTATTTAGTGAAATTACAGGAAGTAGTAGCTGTTGTAATAACACTATATGTATTAATTAGATATATTCAATTTCTTTTACCTGAAAAACATGATTGTATTAGTATTAATAAGGGCAATTAA
- a CDS encoding C-GCAxxG-C-C family protein, which produces MNLINTKEFTKEELLDKVQAVAEDYFRSGTFFCSEAVVQTINEVLGKPYDESIVKMASGFPIGLGKSGCLCGAVSGGQMALGMIYGRIEGEAMDEKMFKKSSGLHDYIKNEYKSTCCRVITREWAGDNFKSPERKKHCITITGKVARWVANELIEDEHIKVK; this is translated from the coding sequence ATGAATTTAATTAACACAAAAGAATTTACAAAAGAAGAACTTCTTGATAAAGTACAAGCTGTAGCTGAAGATTACTTTAGAAGCGGTACTTTTTTTTGCAGTGAGGCAGTAGTTCAAACAATTAACGAAGTATTAGGAAAACCATATGATGAAAGCATAGTTAAAATGGCAAGTGGATTTCCTATAGGCCTTGGTAAATCAGGATGTCTATGTGGTGCAGTCTCAGGTGGACAAATGGCTCTAGGTATGATATATGGTAGAATTGAAGGTGAGGCTATGGATGAAAAGATGTTTAAAAAGTCTAGCGGCCTTCATGACTATATCAAGAATGAATACAAATCAACTTGTTGTAGAGTAATAACAAGAGAATGGGCTGGAGATAACTTCAAGAGTCCAGAAAGAAAAAAACACTGCATAACAATCACTGGAAAAGTTGCAAGATGGGTTGCAAATGAACTTATTGAAGACGAACATATTAAAGTAAAATAG
- a CDS encoding FadR/GntR family transcriptional regulator, whose product MFSPIKNTRVYEKAIEQIKEMIVEGTFKKGDKLPSEREMAESLQISRTSIREALRELEIMGLIESRQGDGNFVKSSFENNLLKPLSTIFLLKESNSDEILELRQIIERGSVVLAAERITDEELEEMELLVEDSLKSDFKDQLVDVDIAFHYKIAQASKNFLILSILNAISFLIEAFIKDIRKNVITKKENTDMLIKQHRDILSALRGHDPIAAEKAMLSHLQYVNSQMKKEIEIIT is encoded by the coding sequence ATGTTTAGTCCTATAAAAAACACAAGAGTTTACGAAAAAGCTATAGAACAAATCAAAGAAATGATTGTTGAAGGTACTTTTAAAAAGGGAGATAAACTTCCTTCTGAGAGGGAAATGGCAGAAAGCCTACAAATTAGTAGAACTTCTATAAGGGAAGCACTTAGAGAGTTAGAAATTATGGGACTTATAGAATCGAGACAAGGGGACGGAAACTTTGTAAAAAGTAGTTTTGAAAATAACTTATTAAAACCATTGTCTACTATATTTTTATTAAAAGAAAGTAATTCAGATGAAATATTAGAACTTAGGCAGATTATTGAGAGAGGATCTGTTGTATTAGCTGCTGAAAGAATAACTGATGAGGAATTAGAAGAAATGGAACTTCTTGTTGAAGATTCCTTAAAATCAGATTTTAAAGATCAGTTAGTAGATGTAGATATAGCTTTTCATTATAAGATAGCCCAAGCTTCTAAGAATTTTCTTATACTAAGCATATTAAATGCTATATCATTTTTAATTGAAGCTTTCATTAAGGACATAAGAAAAAATGTAATAACAAAAAAGGAAAATACAGATATGCTTATAAAGCAACATAGGGATATTTTGTCAGCATTAAGGGGCCATGATCCAATAGCTGCTGAAAAAGCTATGTTATCTCACTTACAATATGTTAACAGTCAAATGAAAAAAGAAATAGAAATCATTACTTAA
- a CDS encoding L-lactate dehydrogenase, with the protein MIKKRNTTKISVIGAGSVGATTAYALMLSGVATEIVLVDVNKAKTEGEAMDLSHGADFVKPVNILSGDYKDTEGSDIVVITAGAAQKVGETRLQLINKNINIFKAIIPEVVKYNKDAILLVVSNPVDVLSYVTYKLSGFPKERVIGSGTVLDTSRLKHEIGKRYNIDPRNVNTYIMGEHGDSEIATWSITNIQNIKIDEYANKENLEYNNNFRKEVYENVKNAAYEVINRKGATFYAISLAVTRIVKAILGDEKTILPVSTLVENYYGIEDVYLGMPCIVGGSGVEKALSIDLSKLEADKLVKSANTLKNTLNNASGL; encoded by the coding sequence ATGATAAAAAAAAGAAATACTACTAAAATATCCGTTATAGGAGCAGGTTCAGTAGGTGCCACCACTGCTTATGCATTAATGCTATCAGGTGTTGCTACAGAAATAGTATTAGTAGATGTTAATAAAGCAAAAACTGAAGGGGAAGCTATGGATTTATCCCATGGAGCAGATTTTGTAAAACCTGTAAATATACTAAGTGGAGATTATAAAGATACTGAAGGTTCAGATATTGTTGTTATTACAGCTGGTGCAGCACAAAAAGTAGGTGAAACAAGACTTCAACTTATAAATAAAAATATTAATATATTTAAAGCAATAATTCCGGAAGTGGTAAAATATAATAAAGATGCTATTTTATTAGTAGTTTCAAATCCTGTAGATGTATTAAGTTATGTAACTTATAAACTATCAGGCTTCCCTAAAGAAAGAGTTATAGGTTCAGGTACAGTCTTAGATACATCAAGACTTAAACACGAAATAGGGAAAAGATATAATATAGATCCAAGAAACGTAAATACTTATATAATGGGAGAACATGGAGATTCAGAAATCGCTACTTGGAGTATAACTAATATTCAAAATATCAAAATTGATGAATATGCTAATAAAGAAAATCTTGAATATAATAATAACTTTAGAAAAGAAGTTTATGAAAATGTTAAAAATGCTGCTTACGAAGTTATAAATAGAAAAGGTGCTACTTTCTATGCTATATCTTTAGCAGTAACACGTATTGTAAAAGCTATATTAGGAGATGAGAAAACTATATTACCAGTTTCTACTTTAGTAGAAAATTACTATGGAATTGAAGATGTTTACTTAGGAATGCCATGTATCGTAGGTGGATCAGGTGTTGAAAAAGCATTAAGTATAGATTTAAGTAAACTAGAAGCAGATAAATTAGTTAAATCTGCTAACACTTTAAAAAATACTTTAAATAATGCCTCTGGTCTATAG
- a CDS encoding ABC transporter substrate-binding protein, which translates to MKFKKLTALITAVTLTFGLAACGSNKEDASKKEESKTTIATEIKEPVTIEFWHAMNGENEAALKDITEEFNKKNKDKITVKLVYQGHYKELFSKLDGAAKSKKLPALTMIYPNRLTAYVMNDLVENLNPYIGNEKIGFKKDVWDDIPEFVRDNGMWNDKHYSLPFNKGTYLLFYNEDLLKKYNVKVPTNWDELKEASKKLTVDTNGDGKNDIYGLGLNSSVGIDSSFWVEQAGGHLIDEANDKLLFNSKEGVEAFDFLSGLVKSGNAKIATEEKYMTGAFSRGEAAMGVSSISALPDIIKACKGNNINFKTAVLPEGKKKAALFSGTDVAIFNTPSSEEKLAAFEYLKFFMEKESQTKWATKSGYLPLRKSVIDSKEFKDYVEKENPAKGEAVKEFDYGYCDPKVLNGYAIHDNMAKALDEITAGKKDSKQALSDAEKKARQELDEAKKAFGK; encoded by the coding sequence ATGAAATTTAAAAAATTAACAGCTCTTATTACAGCAGTTACATTAACCTTTGGGTTAGCAGCCTGTGGTAGCAATAAGGAAGATGCATCAAAAAAGGAGGAGTCAAAAACTACAATAGCAACAGAGATAAAAGAACCTGTTACAATTGAATTTTGGCATGCTATGAATGGTGAGAACGAAGCTGCACTAAAAGATATAACAGAGGAATTTAACAAAAAAAATAAGGATAAGATAACAGTAAAATTAGTATACCAAGGTCATTATAAAGAATTATTTTCAAAATTAGATGGTGCTGCTAAATCTAAAAAATTACCAGCATTAACTATGATATATCCAAATAGATTGACAGCTTATGTTATGAATGATCTAGTAGAAAATTTAAATCCTTATATTGGAAATGAAAAAATAGGATTTAAAAAGGATGTATGGGATGATATTCCGGAATTTGTAAGAGATAATGGTATGTGGAATGATAAACATTATTCACTTCCATTTAATAAAGGTACATATCTTCTTTTTTACAATGAAGATTTGCTAAAAAAATATAATGTAAAAGTTCCAACTAATTGGGATGAGTTAAAGGAAGCCTCTAAAAAATTAACTGTAGATACTAATGGTGATGGAAAAAATGATATATATGGCTTAGGATTAAATTCATCTGTAGGAATAGATTCAAGTTTTTGGGTAGAACAAGCAGGTGGACATTTAATAGATGAAGCCAATGATAAACTTCTTTTCAATTCAAAAGAGGGAGTAGAAGCCTTTGATTTTTTATCAGGATTAGTTAAATCAGGTAATGCTAAAATAGCCACTGAAGAAAAATATATGACTGGTGCTTTTAGTAGAGGAGAAGCAGCTATGGGAGTTTCTTCAATATCAGCATTACCAGATATAATAAAGGCTTGTAAAGGAAACAATATAAACTTTAAAACTGCAGTGCTACCAGAAGGAAAGAAAAAAGCAGCATTATTTTCAGGTACAGATGTAGCAATATTTAATACTCCTTCATCAGAAGAGAAACTAGCAGCCTTTGAATATTTAAAATTCTTTATGGAAAAAGAAAGTCAAACAAAGTGGGCTACTAAGTCAGGTTATTTACCACTTAGAAAATCTGTTATAGATTCAAAAGAATTTAAAGATTATGTAGAAAAAGAAAATCCAGCAAAGGGAGAAGCCGTTAAAGAATTTGATTATGGTTACTGTGATCCTAAAGTGTTAAATGGATATGCTATACATGATAATATGGCTAAAGCTTTAGATGAGATAACAGCTGGAAAGAAAGATTCAAAACAAGCTCTAAGTGATGCAGAAAAGAAAGCAAGACAAGAGTTAGATGAAGCTAAGAAAGCTTTTGGAAAATAG
- a CDS encoding carbohydrate ABC transporter permease, producing MTKNILKKSLIYIILVLGCIITLLPFMWMISTSLKPFNEVFLMPPKWIPSKIMWKNYGEVQSKIPLLKYFFNSVFITLGITLGTLITTILAAFAFSKVKFWGRDVIFSIFIGTMMIPGEVILIPNYITISKLGWMNSYKALIVPWTVSVFSIFLLRQFFFTIPEPLYKAAKIDGCSDFKFLWTIMVPLSRPALITIALLRIINSWNEFLWPLIVTNIPNMRTLPVGLMTFTSEAGADYHLLMAAATMIIIPILIVYFVLQKYIISGMTKSGIKG from the coding sequence ATGACAAAAAATATTTTAAAGAAATCTTTGATTTATATCATATTAGTATTAGGATGTATTATTACTTTGTTACCTTTCATGTGGATGATAAGTACATCATTAAAGCCCTTTAATGAAGTATTTTTAATGCCACCTAAATGGATACCATCTAAAATAATGTGGAAAAATTATGGAGAAGTTCAAAGTAAAATACCTTTACTAAAATATTTTTTTAATAGTGTGTTTATAACTTTAGGTATAACTTTAGGAACTCTTATTACTACTATTTTAGCAGCCTTTGCTTTTTCAAAAGTTAAGTTTTGGGGCAGGGACGTAATATTTTCTATATTTATTGGAACTATGATGATACCAGGAGAGGTTATATTAATACCTAATTACATAACTATATCCAAGCTAGGTTGGATGAATAGTTATAAAGCCTTAATAGTACCCTGGACTGTAAGTGTATTTTCTATATTTTTATTAAGACAATTTTTCTTTACTATACCAGAACCTCTTTATAAGGCGGCAAAAATAGATGGGTGTAGTGATTTTAAATTTTTGTGGACCATAATGGTTCCCTTATCAAGGCCAGCTTTGATAACTATAGCATTACTTAGAATTATAAACAGCTGGAATGAATTTTTATGGCCACTTATTGTAACTAATATACCAAATATGAGAACACTTCCAGTAGGGCTTATGACATTTACATCAGAGGCCGGAGCAGATTATCATTTATTAATGGCTGCAGCTACTATGATAATAATTCCAATACTTATAGTTTATTTTGTATTACAAAAATATATAATATCTGGTATGACCAAATCTGGAATAAAGGGATAA